Proteins from a single region of Palaemon carinicauda isolate YSFRI2023 chromosome 32, ASM3689809v2, whole genome shotgun sequence:
- the LOC137625446 gene encoding uncharacterized protein, whose protein sequence is MGPEWIKVAKNFTFTEAGDDQKYDIVIQKFDEYFQPKKLLKAYVTRFHQRVQGSTESLNDYIAAVRELASQCEFGATVESQVCIQISNGVRDKKLKEKLWEDDLSLNDIIKKCNQYDQLQETRRITGEAQVNAAAFGRGGGRSRGRRGRQGRSQSYAPSQGRGQAHQGQSRGQAYQGQIQGRGRGNLQGSGRGNFSNSNCGNCGRGHPPRQCPAFGQTCNACGRKNHFARCCRSNSVRYADEHPQDMQINYEQFSDAFNTLNVGSAVYASNSVYMSHPEFLVDLQVQGCQTIRFRIDTAAATSILGHRAYNSLSVKPR, encoded by the coding sequence ATGGGTCCTGAGTGGATTAAGGTagcaaaaaattttacttttactgaAGCTGGAGATGACCAGAAATATGACATAGTCATTCAAAAATTCGATGAGTATTTCCAGCCAAAAAAGTTATTAAAGGCATATGTAACCAGATTCCACCAaagggtccagggttctacagaaTCCTTAAATGACTACATAGCAGCCGTTCGCGAGCTTGCCTCGCAGTGTGAATTCGGTGCTACAGTTGAATCTCAAGTGTGCATTCAAATAAGTAATGGGGTCAGGGacaaaaagttgaaagaaaaactGTGGGAAGATGATTTATCATTAAATGACATTATCAAAAAATGTAACCAGTATGACCAGTTGCAGGAGACAAGGCGCATAACCGGCGAGGCTCAGGTCAACGCAGCAGCGTTTGGACGAGGAGGCGGTAGGAGCCGTGGTCGACGAGGCCGCCAGGGACGCAGTCAGAGCTATGCGCCGTCTCAAGGTCGAGGTCAAGCCCACCAAGGTCAAAGTCGAGGTCAAGCCTACCAAGGTCAAATTCAAGGTCGAGGTAGAGGTAATTTACAAGGCAGTGGTCGAGGTAATTTTAGTAACAGTAACTGTGGTAATTGTGGTCGTGGTCATCCACCGCGCCAATGCCCTGCCTTTGGTCAGACTTGTAATGCGTGTGGCAGAAAAAATCACTTTGCAAGATGTTGTAGATCAAACAGTGTTAGGTATGCAGATGAGCATCCACAAGATATGCAAATAAACTATGAGCAGTTTAGTGATGCTTTTAATACATTGAATGTTGGTTCAGCTGTTTACGCTAGTAATTCAGTATACATGTCGCACCCTGAATTTTTAGTCGATTTGCAGGTGCAAGGTTGTCAAACTATAAGGTTCCGTATTGATACAGCAGCAGCTACTTCTATTTTGGGTCATAGGGCTTATAATAGTTTAAGTGTGAAACCCCGCTGA